One window from the genome of Lentibacillus daqui encodes:
- a CDS encoding IS256 family transposase, which yields MSQSITDHDFINQLDNLVRDFVKEQLETIMEEERKQFFEVEHPELKQVKNGYYKRSLDTKHGHIDDLAVPRDRHGDFQTELFDPYQRRDQWVGETVTRMYQKGVSTREIGEMIEHMLGSSYSATTVSNITEATVENIEAWQQRPLNKRYSVLYLDGTYLKLRRDDVANEVVYIVIGVNENGYREILGFYVGGQESSLGWKEILIDLYERGAEEVLLGVFDGLPGLETAMKEVYPKADVQRCVVHKIRNALNAVRKKDQTAIAEDLKPIYQASTKEEARKQFNAFKQVWQSKHPKVVKSWEEDLEVLLTFLDYPSSIQRVIYTSNIIERTMKEIKKRTKTMNSLPSERATEKVVYLQVTDYNQRWGERKLRGFASAYQQLQDMFEKRYGKPNNI from the coding sequence ATGTCTCAAAGTATAACGGATCATGACTTTATAAATCAACTGGATAACCTTGTACGTGACTTTGTCAAAGAGCAGTTGGAGACCATCATGGAGGAAGAAAGAAAGCAGTTTTTCGAGGTAGAACACCCTGAATTGAAACAAGTGAAAAACGGTTATTACAAACGGTCCCTTGATACCAAACACGGTCATATTGATGATCTCGCAGTACCTCGTGATCGCCATGGTGACTTTCAGACGGAATTATTTGATCCTTACCAACGCCGTGATCAGTGGGTAGGTGAAACAGTGACGCGCATGTATCAGAAAGGCGTTAGTACGCGTGAAATTGGGGAAATGATTGAACATATGCTAGGATCTTCCTACTCCGCCACAACCGTCAGTAACATCACGGAAGCGACAGTTGAAAATATTGAGGCCTGGCAGCAACGCCCATTGAATAAACGCTACTCAGTCCTCTATTTGGACGGAACCTATTTAAAGTTGCGCCGGGATGACGTTGCCAATGAGGTCGTCTACATCGTCATTGGAGTTAATGAGAATGGCTACCGCGAAATTCTCGGATTTTATGTAGGCGGTCAGGAAAGTTCCTTGGGCTGGAAAGAGATTTTGATAGATCTTTACGAGCGCGGGGCTGAAGAAGTGTTGCTTGGTGTGTTTGACGGTCTTCCCGGGTTGGAAACAGCTATGAAAGAGGTGTACCCAAAAGCCGATGTCCAGCGATGCGTTGTTCATAAAATCCGCAATGCGTTAAATGCCGTGCGTAAAAAGGATCAGACAGCCATAGCAGAAGACTTAAAACCTATTTATCAGGCAAGTACCAAAGAAGAAGCCAGAAAGCAATTTAACGCATTTAAGCAGGTTTGGCAATCGAAGCATCCTAAAGTCGTGAAATCATGGGAAGAAGATCTAGAAGTGCTTCTGACTTTCCTGGATTACCCATCGTCTATCCAGCGCGTGATATACACGTCGAACATCATCGAGCGGACGATGAAGGAAATCAAGAAGCGCACAAAAACCATGAACAGTTTACCAAGCGAAAGGGCGACAGAAAAAGTAGTGTACCTTCAAGTAACCGACTATAACCAAAGATGGGGAGAACGAAAATTAAGGGGATTCGCAAGCGCTTATCAGCAGCTACAGGACATGTTTGAAAAACGATACGGGAAACCAAATAATATCTGA
- a CDS encoding aldehyde dehydrogenase family protein produces MKTLRMYIDGKWKDSVNQKHIEVRDPSTGTITSTIPRGDAEDVDTTVMAAKRAFESGLWRSVKPHERGNLLYQIAAKIKEDRDELAQLETMDVGKPLTQGYADIDAAIRYFEFYAGAADKVMGDTIPIEDGLIDYVVREPVGVTAHIVPWNYPIQILSRSVAAAIAMGNTVVVKSAEDTPNTANKIAEYVDQLDIPSGVFNHITGYGHEAGASLAAHPYVNHVTFTGSVKTGISVGQAATANVVPVTLELGGKSPNIVFSDCDIDKTVDGVVKAIIQNTGQTCSAGSRLLVEESFKETFLQKIVDRFKELTIGPGKGNYDVGPILNEQQFNRIMAYLELAKTEGTVLTGGSRVHIDHCEGAFYIEPTIIDQLSSDSKLAQEEIFGPVLTVFTFKDEEEALSLANSTEYGLVTGIWTQDISRAHYLASRIHSGQVFINNYGAGGGIQMPFGGYKKSGFGREKGWIALYNYTQVKNVAIRYG; encoded by the coding sequence ATGAAAACGTTAAGGATGTATATCGATGGTAAATGGAAGGATAGTGTCAATCAAAAACATATTGAGGTGCGTGATCCATCAACCGGAACGATCACATCAACTATTCCACGCGGCGATGCGGAAGATGTGGATACAACGGTAATGGCAGCGAAACGTGCTTTTGAAAGCGGTTTATGGCGAAGTGTTAAACCACATGAGCGTGGCAATCTGTTATATCAAATAGCTGCAAAAATAAAAGAAGACCGGGATGAACTGGCACAGCTGGAAACCATGGATGTTGGCAAACCATTGACACAGGGTTATGCAGATATTGATGCGGCCATTCGCTATTTCGAATTCTATGCCGGAGCAGCAGATAAAGTAATGGGTGATACGATTCCAATTGAGGACGGACTAATCGATTATGTTGTTCGGGAACCTGTTGGGGTTACTGCTCATATCGTTCCGTGGAATTACCCGATCCAAATATTATCGCGAAGTGTTGCCGCAGCTATCGCAATGGGCAATACTGTAGTTGTTAAGAGCGCTGAAGATACACCAAATACAGCCAATAAAATCGCAGAATACGTTGATCAGTTAGATATTCCAAGTGGTGTCTTTAATCATATTACGGGATATGGTCACGAAGCAGGTGCGTCTCTGGCAGCTCATCCTTATGTCAACCACGTGACGTTCACAGGATCCGTGAAAACGGGGATTTCCGTTGGCCAGGCAGCAACTGCGAATGTTGTCCCTGTTACATTGGAGCTGGGAGGCAAGTCGCCAAATATTGTCTTTTCTGATTGTGACATCGATAAAACGGTTGACGGGGTTGTCAAAGCAATTATTCAAAATACCGGACAAACCTGTTCAGCGGGGTCACGGTTGTTGGTTGAGGAATCTTTTAAAGAGACGTTTTTACAGAAAATTGTTGATAGATTTAAAGAGTTGACCATAGGGCCTGGAAAAGGGAATTATGATGTCGGACCCATATTAAATGAGCAACAATTTAATCGGATAATGGCTTATCTGGAGCTTGCCAAAACAGAAGGCACCGTTCTAACAGGTGGATCCCGGGTTCACATCGACCATTGTGAAGGGGCTTTTTACATTGAACCGACAATTATTGATCAATTGTCATCAGATAGTAAACTGGCCCAGGAAGAAATATTTGGCCCGGTATTGACGGTGTTTACATTTAAAGATGAAGAGGAAGCCTTAAGTCTGGCAAATAGTACGGAATATGGTTTAGTAACCGGCATTTGGACACAAGATATAAGTCGCGCTCATTATCTTGCCAGCCGGATACATTCGGGGCAGGTATTCATTAATAATTATGGTGCTGGCGGTGGCATCCAAATGCCGTTTGGCGGTTATAAAAAAAGCGGATTCGGCAGGGAGAAGGGCTGGATCGCTTTGTACAATTATACGCAGGTGAAGAATGTGGCAATTCGGTATGGGTAA
- a CDS encoding SDR family NAD(P)-dependent oxidoreductase: protein MTFENKTIIVTGAGGGMGKAVVEVLLNDGANVVGCDLSIESLSGYENNDNFVAHQGDLLDETTVKDIFAAAEKKFGSIEGLVNVAGIAQSSTPIEQVSLTDFHKMMDINMTMTFLTCREASKYMKPNKRGAIVNVGSVSTTRPRPGLQSYVASKGAVESFSKSLALELAPDKINVNVLHPGPCDTNMLGQFAGAGADVIEMKETVFRQSVPLGELLTPIDIAHSVKFLLSDEARMVTGSVFHVDGGRNI, encoded by the coding sequence ATGACATTTGAAAACAAAACCATTATTGTTACTGGGGCAGGCGGTGGCATGGGTAAAGCAGTCGTTGAGGTATTGCTGAATGATGGGGCAAATGTTGTCGGTTGTGATTTGTCGATTGAAAGCCTGTCAGGGTACGAAAATAACGATAACTTTGTGGCACATCAAGGTGATCTATTGGATGAAACTACCGTAAAAGATATATTTGCTGCGGCAGAAAAGAAATTTGGCAGCATTGAAGGCTTAGTGAACGTTGCTGGAATTGCGCAAAGCTCGACACCGATCGAACAGGTGAGTTTAACTGATTTTCACAAAATGATGGATATCAATATGACCATGACGTTTTTAACCTGCCGGGAAGCCAGCAAATATATGAAGCCAAACAAAAGGGGCGCGATTGTGAACGTTGGGTCAGTATCAACGACCAGACCAAGGCCGGGACTGCAGTCATATGTTGCCTCAAAAGGTGCAGTGGAGTCATTTTCGAAATCATTGGCCTTAGAACTTGCACCAGACAAGATCAATGTGAATGTATTGCACCCTGGACCGTGTGACACGAACATGTTAGGCCAATTCGCCGGGGCAGGAGCGGATGTCATTGAAATGAAGGAAACCGTATTCAGACAAAGTGTGCCGTTGGGGGAATTGCTGACACCGATTGATATCGCGCATTCTGTGAAATTTTTATTATCTGATGAAGCGCGCATGGTGACAGGCAGTGTGTTTCATGTGGACGGCGGTCGAAATATTTAA
- a CDS encoding tartrate dehydrogenase — MKYKISILPGDGIGPEVMRESIKILKVLSDMDPTFNYETTEFNWNTDYYLKHGLMMPETGLEQLKAFDGILFGAVGDSRVPEHIPIWDLIMPIRKSFQQYINFRPIKLLKGLETPLKQNKKIDFVIIRENAEGEYSAAGGKMYQGEPRELAIQNTIMTREGISRVATFAFQYARDHHLRKVTNATKSNAIIHTMTLWDKVVEEAADRFKDIDYEKYYVDAIAALFVERPEDFQLILASNLFGDILSDLGSALAGGLGLAPSANINPTGEFPSMFEPVHGSAPTIAGKGIANPIAQIWSLALMLQHFGRSDLHHKILSSIEDVLEENKTRTPDIGGNATTAQVGDAIVNKLQKRM; from the coding sequence ATGAAATATAAGATTTCGATTTTACCAGGAGACGGAATCGGACCCGAAGTGATGAGGGAATCGATAAAAATATTAAAAGTGTTATCTGATATGGATCCAACATTTAATTATGAAACAACAGAATTTAATTGGAATACGGACTATTACCTGAAACACGGTTTAATGATGCCCGAAACGGGTCTTGAACAATTAAAAGCATTTGACGGTATTCTATTTGGGGCGGTTGGGGATTCCCGTGTCCCGGAGCATATTCCTATCTGGGATTTAATTATGCCAATCCGAAAAAGCTTTCAGCAATATATCAATTTCAGGCCGATAAAATTGCTAAAAGGATTGGAAACGCCATTAAAACAAAATAAAAAAATTGACTTTGTTATCATCCGGGAAAATGCGGAAGGAGAATATTCTGCGGCTGGCGGAAAGATGTATCAGGGAGAGCCCCGGGAACTTGCGATACAAAATACAATCATGACCAGGGAAGGTATTTCAAGGGTAGCAACATTTGCTTTTCAGTATGCAAGGGATCACCATCTGCGAAAAGTAACCAATGCAACTAAATCAAATGCCATCATTCATACGATGACATTATGGGATAAGGTTGTTGAAGAAGCAGCAGATAGATTTAAGGATATTGATTATGAAAAATACTATGTGGATGCGATTGCTGCCTTGTTTGTGGAACGTCCCGAAGATTTTCAGCTGATTCTGGCTTCCAATCTGTTTGGTGACATATTGTCTGACCTCGGATCTGCCCTCGCAGGCGGGTTGGGTCTGGCTCCATCAGCAAACATTAACCCTACCGGTGAGTTTCCGTCCATGTTTGAACCGGTACATGGATCTGCTCCTACTATTGCTGGGAAAGGGATCGCAAATCCAATTGCGCAAATCTGGTCGTTAGCATTAATGCTCCAGCATTTCGGGCGATCTGACCTGCATCATAAGATTCTCTCGTCCATAGAAGATGTGTTGGAAGAAAATAAAACACGAACACCAGATATTGGAGGAAATGCAACTACAGCGCAAGTTGGGGATGCGATTGTAAACAAACTTCAAAAAAGGATGTGA